A stretch of Drosophila gunungcola strain Sukarami chromosome 3L unlocalized genomic scaffold, Dgunungcola_SK_2 000002F, whole genome shotgun sequence DNA encodes these proteins:
- the LOC128258001 gene encoding protein spitz: MRVQDLPLAIALIGACMPLTAACSSRAIAKPRPTAAPILPPDNVEISTTPRPNVTFPIYACPPTYAAWYCLNDATCFTVEIHNEILYNCECALGFMGPRCEYKEIDGSYLPTRNRVMLEKASIVSGATLALLFMAMCCVVLYLRHEKLQKQKLHDSTTTTTTDGGCQNEGMDEVDGLRPLRPARRPFGPCRILSLEEAHLQAVASNRPRHCN, translated from the coding sequence ATGCGAGTCCAGGACCTGCCGCTTGCCATCGCTTTAATCGGCGCTTGTATGCCGCTAACCGCCGCCTGCTCTTCGCGTGCCATTGCCAAGCCGCGGCCAACAGCTGCGCCGATCCTGCCGCCGGATAATGTGGAGATATCCACGACCCCCCGGCCAAATGTCACCTTTCCGATCTACGCCTGTCCGCCCACGTATGCTGCCTGGTATTGCCTAAACGATGCCACCTGCTTCACGGTGGAGATCCACAACGAAATCCTGTACAACTGTGAGTGTGCCTTGGGTTTTATGGGCCCGAGGTGCGAGTACAAGGAAATAGATGGCTCCTACCTGCCCACCAGGAATCGGGTGATGCTCGAAAAGGCCAGCATTGTGAGCGGGGCCACGCTGGCCCTTCTGTTCATGGCCATGTGCTGTGTGGTTTTGTACCTGCGACACGAGAAGCTGCAGAAGCAGAAGCTGCACgacagcaccaccaccaccaccacggaTGGTGGCTGCCAGAACGAGGGGATGGACGAGGTGGATGGTTTGCGACCCTTGCGCCCAGCGAGACGTCCCTTTGGGCCCTGCCGCATCCTATCGCTGGAGGAGGCCCAcctgcaagcagtggcctccAATCGCCCCAGGCACTGCAACTAA
- the LOC128258003 gene encoding selenoprotein F, with the protein MQQLVLFFLLALSCQQIHAELTAADCRELGFIKAQLMCSSCEKLLDDFGLDTIKPHCKQCCTLDQQPAVQRTYAKAILEVCTCKFRAYPQIQAFIQSGRPAKFPNLQIKYVRGLDPVVKLLDASGKVQETLSITKWNTDTVEEFFETHLAKDGAGKSSYSVVEDVDGDDEEDYLRTNRI; encoded by the exons ATGCAGCAATTGGTACTCTTTTTTCTGCTGGCCTTAAGT TGTCAGCAAATCCATGCCGAGTTGACGGCCGCCGATTGCCGGGAGCTGGGATTTATTAAAGCTCAACTAATGTGTTCCAGTTGTGAAAAACTATTAGATGATTTTGGCCTGGATACCATCAA ACCCCATTGCAAGCAATGCTGCACTTTGGATCAACAGCCGGCGGTCCAGCGAACTTATGCAAAGGCCATTCTGGAGGTGTGCACCTGCAAATTCCGAGCCTACCCGCAGATACAGGCCTTCATCCAAAGCGGCCGGCCCGCCAAGTTCCCCAACCTGCAGATCAAATATGTGAGGGGCTTGGATCCCGTCGTGAAGCTCCTAGATGCCAGTGGCAAAGTTCAGGAGACGCTGTCCATCACCAAGTGGAACACGGATACCGTTGAGGAGTTCTTCGAGACGCATCTGGCCAAAGATGGTGCTGGCAAGAGTTCCTACAGCGTGGTGGAGGATGTTGACGGAGACGACGAGGAGGATTATCTGCGCACCAATAGGATCTGA